The genomic stretch GGAAGCCCAACATAATTGGATTATTAACGATGAGTCGGGAGAGAACACTAGCCACTTATCGCTGATACTGTCATTTTTACTGGCTTTGAAGGAGCTTTGCAGCCGGAAAGATGACTGGCCATGTTGCTGACTTGTGAGGATAGGCGAGGGCCCGAATCTTTTGCGTACAGTCTGTTCAAAAACATTTCGGATAGTAGTGTTGTGCTGTTCAAAACTTATGGCTGAAAAGTAAAGTTGCAGGGGCCAGTGAGCTACAGACTCTATACTATTTCGGACAAATCGATAAGCATCATAGACGAAATGTCTCAAGCCGTATGTTTCAATATTTCTCTGTAATTGTGCAGCTTGGACAGTCTCATCATTCTTTCCGCTGCAACAATAGCAGTCAATAAgatccttgagcttctgAAGAGCAATCTGAGCCTGTGGGGAAAAGTTACGCATGAGGGCCAAGGATTCTACCCAACAAAGAAATTTTTCCttgagaaagagatgaagtTTTTTATCGTCTTTCAGATATTTCTGGTAATCGAATCCTTCAAATTGGTAGCCCGATACTAGGTGCTCAACCCAGAATACGCAGCAGTATCGTATGGAAGTAACCGGATCAGAGCCGACGTCCTTGTGGGGCACATCGTCTATATGTATTGCAGGATCTTCTAAACAATACATGTTGTATTCGAGGATTTTTGACATGGCATCTAATGAAGCCTCAAACATTTTGTAATGTTGATGTAAAATAGGGAAAATGCGCTGGGCTGCATTCTCCATGACATAATCCTTGGCTGACTGGTGGATAAAGTAGACAGTATCTTCTCTTATAGATAAAATAGATCCACAAGTTTTCGTCATGTCTTGTATATCTTGTAGTTGGTATGTATTTTTGAAGTGGCTGCTATTTTTCCAATGTGAATTGGTGAAAATAAGTAGCTCCTCAAGGTGTAGAGGCCTCTTGGCTGTGGCGATAATTGAGAGTATGACTCGGCAAACTTCCTGGCCTCTCGCTCCCAATCTCTCAGTTCGATCTAATATTAAACCATAAAGGCTCTCTAGATCTTTCGGCACTTCTTCCAGCACATTTTCGATATCCCAACGGTCTGTATCGTGTAGCTGTTCAACAACGAGTGCAACCCATAAGAAAGTGCCCTGAGCCTTGCTGCTTAAAATATCAAGAGTTTTTACTTGAAGTTCTTCATCATGTTTCAACGCTTTGATTTCCTGAATATGGTGGCGAATATATGCTTCAATGGACGTGGATATTTTCTCCGCATTGTCTTTCAGTTCTAACACAAGTCTTTGTGGAATTTGATCGAGGCCCTTTTCTATGTCTTTTTCGTTCCGGCTTGAAAGCAGCCATTTGACATGACCGCTTGTTTTAACGATAAAATCGAGAAGATATTTGCAGTCCGTTATGCATTCATCAAGTGCATCAACAACACAGATGATGTCTTTCAAGTCCGGATCGTTGGTGATGGTCTCAAAGATATCGCATAGAATGACTAATGCGTTGGTTCCATCCAGCTCATCTTGGACCTCATCTGCATATTTCTCTCGAATGCGCGAGAGGAGTGTCGGATGTCGCTTAAGCAACGATTTGATTAAGCCGCCGACCACAGCAGAAGCGGTGTTGATTCTATAATCCGTAGCTTGACAGAAGAAATAGCTTAAGTTGGCATTTTGAGGACTTTGATCCAAATCCTCGATGATGCCGCAGAGTAGCATTgtcttgcctttgccggGGTCCCCCTTGATCCAGAAGACACCGCTCTCTTTGGTATAGCGCCATTTGTTGAACTCTTGATGTCCAAAGATCCAATTGAAGGCGTCCCATAGCAAGGGGCCCTTTAACAGCAAGATGCGGTTTTTATCGTGGGCGGGGTCGGTCTTGCTGATCGCCTGGAGAAATGACTTGTCGGCATTTGGGGTGTCTGTACTGGTAAGCCTGATGCCTAACCACAGGCGACATGGAGAACATACTGGCGCTGACCGTGATGTTGCCCAGTACAACGGTCGCGTTTCTTCCGACTTTGTTCCTTGAGAAATTCCGAGagttttccatcttttttgaAGGTTTTCGTAATGTATCTCAATGTTATTCGGCATAAATGTGCAGATGGTGATGTTGTTTAGTTGCAGCCTGATATTTATAGCAGGTAGGTAGCCGTTATAAAATAAGAGGCTGGGCAGCAGTACGTACTTATTGGACGTTATCCAATGAGATCAAATACTCGTCTATTAAATCCTCCAGGTCTCTCAGAACACTATTCATACAAGCCAAACCTCATATAACAGTAGAAAATGCAGCAAATGGGCAAATTTCACCACATTGCCGCATAGTTAAAAGGCATAAGAGAAGCGATAAGAGTAAATACAGTTTACAGAAGTTCTTAGtgttatttttattataaccAAATAAAACCTTTCTATTAAGGGACACCTGCCTCAATATTCCCAGAAGATCGATAACCTAGCTGCAATTTATAAAATACctatttacttaaaaatataccAGAGGGGCCTGCTTTCTTCCCCGCTTCAGTAGTTAACATATTGTTCCTCCTACATGTTTCATTAAATACCACCTTTCATATGCTAACGATCAACACCAAGTATACAATCAAGATACATGTAGGCGGTATGTACTGGCACAAAAACGTGATCTGGCTTGTTGATTGGGCCGTGAGCTATACAGCAAGGCTAGAGTGGCTGTGTCTTGCCCGATTTCCCTCCTAGCCATAGCTTCACCTTTGCTTTACAATATTACAATCTATAGATACCTTCTTCGCAATTATTACTGCCAATCACCTCTTTACAAATGCTGTAATCCGCTGCATGAAGGAATACCTTGGGCGCTATACGACCTTGGCTTCCCTCGGTATACTACGAAGATGACTGATCCCAGAAACAGCAGAAGGGTTGGTAACAGGCACGTGGCAAATAATGCGAATATGACTAAATTGACTGTGCTTAGGAAGATGGTAATCGGCAAGCGATTGATATTCTGTATTCTGGATCTGACGAAACGACGGTTGAAATCGAGTGCGTCCTATCATCTTAAACACCCTTCGTGTAACGCATCATGTTGACAACATCAAAGTATTATTGCTGTTCACGGCCTTGGATCAAATGTAGATTGGTCGTGGACTTGGAAAGATAAATCCAACCCTGATTTTACCGTTCACTGGCTCAAAGATCCACACATGCTACCTGCCGTCATGCCAAACGCCAGAATTTTGGCATACAATTACGATTCGCGATGGCATCTCGATGCCCCTAGAACTCGTCTCCAGATCTGCGGCGAAGACTTAATTCGAAGCGTAAGCAATCTACGTGATGGCACGAATGATCGTCCAATCATCTTTATCGGGCATAGTTTGGGAGGGTTGGTCATCCAACATGTAAGTGACTCTATCGGCGAGGACTCGAGAGAATTCCATATTGCTTCAATATGATATCAAACCCCCTTCTTCTACATCTTCTACAAAGTCCTCGAGCCCGAAAGATAGGCTAACCCGCCCGTTTGGCCAAGGGCCTACTTTTCGCCAACACGCCTAGGTATAACGACTTGCTTAAGCAGACAATTGGCTTTCTTGCGCTCGGGGTACCGTTTAGAGGCTCAGAAATGCAGACTTCTGCTTCTTATGCGGCCAGCTTCCTCTCGCCATTCGGATCCGATACGGGAATCATTCAGAATCTGGGCTATGATAACCCATACTTACGGGACAAGCTGCAGGAACTATGCCAGCTTCATAAAACATTGCCATTATCGATAAGCTGCTTCTATGAACTTTACGGAACCAACTATGGAGCCCGGTTCGGGGTCCCTTGGCCAGTCAGTCATCTGTTGAATAGATTGGTATGTCGTGCTGTTCAAGAGTTTGGCAATTGCTAAGCCGGATATAGGTCGTGCCGGAAGAATCAGCCTGCATTGCTGGCTGCACGAGGATCGCGCTCCAGACAGACCATTTGGCCATGAATAAATATTCTCATCCCGGAGATAGATCGTTCAATGACGTTTCCAAGGAGATCATCAGAATACACTGTGATTGGAAATCCATGCAAAAAATGCAAGATCAAGTTGGCACGGAAAATACTCATTTCGTCGTTCCCTTTGGCCAGAACGAGAGCTTTGTTGGCCGCCAAGGCATCGTCGAAAAGCTCCGACAAAGGCTTCCTGCAAGAGCTTATGAAAATACATGCCAGCGAACCGCAATCATGGGTCCGAGCGGTTTGGGCAAGACACAAATCGCAATCGAGGCAGTTTACCGAATCCATAGAGACCACCCTCATTGCTCCATATTTTGGGTTCCCGCCATGAACATTGCCACCTTTGAGAATGCCTATCGCGAGATTGGGCAAGCTCTCAATGTGGCCGGCATAGCTGATGTTAAAGCCAATATCAAGACAATTGTGAAGACAGCTCTGAGCCATAAAAGCGCTGGTGAATGGCTGTTGGTACTTGACAGCATGAACGACATGGAAGTAGCCAAGGAGATATACGACTACCTACCTTTTAGTCTCAAGGGCTCCATCCTTTTTACGACTCAAAGCAAATCCATTGTTGCCGGCATGGATCTTCCAAAGGATGGGATACACGCCATTTCCTCCATGGAGAGGTCTGAATCCATCCAGCTATTAAAGTGCCGCTTAGACAACAAACAGGTCACGGATTCGAAAAGCCTGAATATGCTGGCCGACTTTCTAGGTGACATTCCACTGGCCATCAGACAAGCGGCATCCTATATTTTCGAAACCCAAATCACAACAGCCAAATATCTTGAGCGCTGCAAATCGGATAGTAATGGCATGACTGAGTTTGTCACCAAGGGTTTCGAGGATGAAGTCCAGAATGGCATCTTGCGATGCCCCACCGCCACAACTTGCAGACTATCCGTTGATCGCCTCGCGAGTAATTTCCCCCCTCGCTGCAGGGTACTTGCGGTTTGTCTGTTTTCTTGCGAATAACAACATCCCCATTTCTCTACTGTCGGCTGCAAACGATGATGATCAGAGCAATGAAGCGATCAGCGCGTTGCAAGCCTATTCCCTCGTTGATAGACAACAGAATTCTGATTCGGTCCACATTCATCCTTTAGTTAGCCAGTTCATGAGAAAGTTGATGCAAGTTGAAAATACGTGGACCGAAGAAAACGCGTCAgtcatcaagaagcttgcCGACTTTGCGCCCGAACCAACTGAGGACAATAGAGACTTGTGGATGGAGTACTTGCCTCATTTCCTTGGCGCACTTGAGCCACGACATGGTGCGTTGGATGAACAAGACATAGTGCTCCGGCATAAGATACGTAACAGCTATATTGTCACgggcaaagacaaagaggcaaaagaaaTATTCCAGGATGTGGTCAGAGCTGCAGGCGAAGGCTTGTTTAACACCACCAGCGCGGATAAGCGACTTGAAACCGTCATCAACGATGTGTTGGGGATTCTACATAAGCAAGGGCGTCACGAAGAGGCCGGGTCAGTAAGTCGTGAGATCATGAGGTTTCAGAGGCGGGTAGCAAATGTTAGGCATCTGGATACAGCCCTGGCCATATTCTCCCAGGTCATGAAGGAACGACGCTCCTAAGCCCTTCACTTGATCCAAACCCCAAGGCCCATGGCCTTTTGCACAGATGGTAGATTTtgaatataatatttatcaCTTAAATAAACGGTCGCTATAGTCATTCAGCTGCGGGGTTCTTGAGAAATAGTAAAGCACGTTCCAGGCAGTGCCAACGTGGCAAGGGTATCTTCTTTGTTCGGGGTTCTGAAGCTCAATTTCTTTCATAGGTAGTCTTTTGGCGTTGTCACATGTCTACCAAACATCATCTCAGTCTGAAATCAATGACTGGAGAATTCGATGTTGCAAAAAGTTGCAAATCCTCATCGGCCTGGCTCCCCCTTGGAAGAAATGGACGAAGTTCATACAATACTCTTCTAAATCTAGCAACTTAATCCTGAATATGGAAATAGATGAACGCCAAGACGATGCCAGCGGCTGCCTAAGACTTGTATGGGAGCCGCCAAATCTTCCCACGACAGAGTAAGTCAAACCGGTGCAATTGGCTGTTATCTCGTGAGCCACTAACTGATGAGTTCAAAGTATTATCGCTGTTCATGGATTATACGGCACATATAGCGACACTTGTTGCAATCCAGAAGACCCAGAAGGATCCCTAGGACCTATACTTGAAGAGTTCTCATCGATCGCTCGAGTATTTGTTTTCGACAGTGCTATCTACGAGGATATTCTCTTCGACAAATTTGTTTTAGAGAAAGCTGCCACGGCATTATTAGAAGCTATAGCCACAAACAAAAACACTAATAAAGACGAGAAGGTCAGAAAAAACAACTTCTCCATGCAATTTTTAGATATGTTATTGAACTTTTGATCAGCGCCCCTTAGTCTTTCTGTGCCATAATTTGGCTGGGATTCTTGTGAAAGAGGTAAGAAGCGTATTCCCGATTATCTTCACAGATATATCTGACCTGTCCATGCTAAGCCAAGGTGTATTTAGCTACTTTGGATCGCAAACCATGCAGAAAAATACATCAAAATTGCTTTTGCAACCAGAGTCCTAGTAAGTTGTACTTTTGATAAGTGAATTCTTTGTAGTTAGTCTAATATTTGTTAGGTTTGCTTCGGAACGCCAGATTCGACTTCTGACTGGGATGATATCCTCCTCAAATCGATGCTGACCAGAACCGAAAGTCATAACGGTGGTGTACATGAAACAGCTCAGCAAACTAAAGCAAGAAAATGTATGAAGGTAGGAGTATCGAGTTTGAAGGCAGCATCCGCCAGATATGAAATGATCAAGAATCAGTATGAGAATGTATATCTTTTTGAGCAGTCCCCTACAGATGGTGTGGGAATTATAGTAAGTTATACTGCCCTCGGGCAGATAACCTACATCACTTGATACAATTTTGAACTAATTAGGGACCTACAGGTCCGACCGGACACAGACTCAGGATGCTATTCATTTCTTCAAACAACTCATCATAAACTCTGCAACAGCGACGACGCTCTGTCTTACGTTATCGATAAAATAAAGAACACCACAGCAATGGGGAACAAAGGTGAGGGCCATTTTACTTTACTGTTCCGTATCATGTCCCTAACCGATATCAGATCATCAATGAGCCGCGATTGATTGTCGAAGGATTCTTGCGGGCTTGTATGATCACGACGGACGACCAGGAGAAATGCTAACGGAGACTTCAACTTTTTCCAACTCCGCTCTCATTGATAAGATTCTAGGTCATGGTCTAGGGATAACCATGATATATGGAGTTGCGGGATCAGGAAAGTCCATCCTCGCAAGTCAAATTTCAGCGTTGAAGGGCTTCGATTCTAAGAGCAGCATCGTATTGTCGTACTATTTTAGTGCTGGTGACTACAGGAGAAGCTCATACCGCAGCTTGCTTATTTCGTTCATCCTTCAACTACTATACTGGGGAGATGTTCCATTTGATAGCGCATATGTTCAGCAGCTATATTCCAGTATGGCAACATCAAGGCCTCTCGAAATTACGACACCTGATCTCTATAGACTATTGTGTGGCATGATTTCAAGGATATCCGAAGTCAATATTGTTTGTATCATTGACGCTCTTGACGAGTGCGATGAGAGTTCTTGTGGCCAGCTTTTAGGCGACTTTCGCAGACTGATTCCTCGCAACTCCGCAAAACGCaaagcttttataacttGCCGGCTGACCGACAGCATTGCAGCACTTGTAAGGCCTTTCATTGAGGTTAATGGAATCGACCTGAGCAAAGAATCACACGGAGTTAAAGTGGAAATGCTGAAAAGAAGCCCGCAAGCTTATATGAATGGCCTTGAAGGAGAAAACATGACACCTCTGATGATTACTCTACTCTCGACTCTGAACCAGCCAGTTGACTTGGCTATGATAACGGAGGATACAGACTACAGCATGATCTATGAACGCGTTTTGGCACAAATCGATGCACCGAATCTATGGCTTCGCGATGTCTTAATCTGCCTGGCCTTT from Trichoderma atroviride chromosome 3, complete sequence encodes the following:
- a CDS encoding uncharacterized protein (EggNog:ENOG41) encodes the protein MENSRNFSRNKVGRNATVVLGNITVSANTPNADKSFLQAISKTDPAHDKNRILLLKGPLLWDAFNWIFGHQEFNKWRYTKESGVFWIKGDPGKGKTMLLCGIIEDLDQSPQNANLSYFFCQATDYRINTASAVVGGLIKSLLKRHPTLLSRIREKYADEVQDELDGTNALVILCDIFETITNDPDLKDIICVVDALDECITDCKYLLDFIVKTSGHVKWLLSSRNEKDIEKGLDQIPQRLVLELKDNAEKISTSIEAYIRHHIQEIKALKHDEELQVKTLDILSSKAQGTFLWVALVVEQLHDTDRWDIENVLEEVPKDLESLYGLILDRTERLGARGQEVCRVILSIIATAKRPLHLEELLIFTNSHWKNSSHFKNTYQLQDIQDMTKTCGSILSIREDTVYFIHQSAKDYVMENAAQRIFPILHQHYKMFEASLDAMSKILEYNMYCLEDPAIHIDDVPHKDVGSDPVTSIRYCCVFWVEHLVSGYQFEGFDYQKYLKDDKKLHLFLKEKFLCWVESLALMRNFSPQAQIALQKLKDLIDCYCCSGKNDETVQAAQLQRNIETYGLRHFVYDAYRFVRNSIESVAHWPLQLYFSAISFEQHNTTIRNVFEQTVRKRFGPSPILTSQQHGQSSFRLQSSFKASKNDSISDKWLVFSPDSSLIIQLCWASSVNAFAVWRADTGTLVHTFDITPDSRIAFFPKSNDFISVSETGIIKRWSMNKPSCVSNL
- a CDS encoding uncharacterized protein (EggNog:ENOG41); protein product: MNKYSHPGDRSFNDVSKEIIRIHCDWKSMQKMQDQVGTENTHFVVPFGQNESFVGRQGIVEKLRQRLPARAYENTCQRTAIMGPSGLGKTQIAIEAVYRIHRDHPHCSIFWVPAMNIATFENAYREIGQALNVAGIADVKANIKTIVKTALSHKSAGEWLLVLDSMNDMEVAKEIYDYLPFSLKGSILFTTQSKSIVAGMDLPKDGIHAISSMERSESIQLLKCRLDNKQVTDSKSLNMLADFLGDIPLAIRQAASYIFETQITTAKYLERCKSDSNGMTEFVTKGFEDEVQNGILRCPTATTCRLSVDRLAISQFMRKLMQVENTWTEENASVIKKLADFAPEPTEDNRDLWMEYLPHFLGALEPRHGALDEQDIVLRHKIRNSYIVTGKDKEAKEIFQDVVRAAGEGLFNTTSADKRLETVINDVLGILHKQGRHEEAGSVSREIMRFQRRVANVRHLDTALAIFSQVMKERRS